Proteins encoded by one window of Leopardus geoffroyi isolate Oge1 chromosome X, O.geoffroyi_Oge1_pat1.0, whole genome shotgun sequence:
- the PBDC1 gene encoding protein PBDC1 isoform X1 has protein sequence MEATGVTAEPVSGELVSVAHALSLPAESYGNDPDIEMAWAMKAMQHAEVYYKLISSVDPQFLKLTKVDDQIYSEFRKNFEKLRIDVLDPEELKSESAKEKWRPFCLKFDGIVEDFNYGTLLRLDCSQGYTEENTIFAPRIQFFAVEIARNREGYNKAVYISVHDKEVEKEGNHGREKADSGRAEEKGAKREGEKVKTNKGEEKEKEANKEINKSSETAM, from the exons ATGGAGGCGACTGGTGTGACTGCTGAGCCG gTTTCCGGGGAACTGGTGTCTGtggcacatgctctttctctcccagcTGAGTCTTATGGCAACGAT CCTGATATTGAGATGGCTTGGGCCATGAAAGCAATGCAGCATGCTGAAGTCTACTACAAG CTCATTTCATCAGTTGACCCACAGTTCCTGAAACTCACCAAAGTGGATGACCAAATCTATTCTGAGTTTCGAAAAAATTTTGAGAAACTCAGGATAGATGTGTTGGACCCAGAAGAGCTCAAATCAGAATCAGCTAAAGAG AAGTGGAGGCCATTTTGCTTGAAGTTTGACGGAATTGTAGAAGACTTCAACTATGGTACTTTGCTGCGACTGGATTGTTCTCAGGGCTACACTGAGGAAAACACCATCTTTG CCCCCAGGATACAATTTTTTGCCGTTGAAATTGCTCGGAACCGGGAAGGCTATAACAAAGCAGTTTACATCAGTGTTCATGAcaaagaagtagagaaagaagGCAACCATGGAAGAGAGAAAGCTGACAGTGgaagagcagaagagaaaggagccaaaagagaaggagaaaaagtgaaaaccaacaaaggagaagaaaaagagaaagaagccaacaAAGAAATCAACAAGAGTAGTGAAACAGCTATGTAA
- the PBDC1 gene encoding protein PBDC1 isoform X2, which yields MAWAMKAMQHAEVYYKLISSVDPQFLKLTKVDDQIYSEFRKNFEKLRIDVLDPEELKSESAKEKWRPFCLKFDGIVEDFNYGTLLRLDCSQGYTEENTIFAPRIQFFAVEIARNREGYNKAVYISVHDKEVEKEGNHGREKADSGRAEEKGAKREGEKVKTNKGEEKEKEANKEINKSSETAM from the exons ATGGCTTGGGCCATGAAAGCAATGCAGCATGCTGAAGTCTACTACAAG CTCATTTCATCAGTTGACCCACAGTTCCTGAAACTCACCAAAGTGGATGACCAAATCTATTCTGAGTTTCGAAAAAATTTTGAGAAACTCAGGATAGATGTGTTGGACCCAGAAGAGCTCAAATCAGAATCAGCTAAAGAG AAGTGGAGGCCATTTTGCTTGAAGTTTGACGGAATTGTAGAAGACTTCAACTATGGTACTTTGCTGCGACTGGATTGTTCTCAGGGCTACACTGAGGAAAACACCATCTTTG CCCCCAGGATACAATTTTTTGCCGTTGAAATTGCTCGGAACCGGGAAGGCTATAACAAAGCAGTTTACATCAGTGTTCATGAcaaagaagtagagaaagaagGCAACCATGGAAGAGAGAAAGCTGACAGTGgaagagcagaagagaaaggagccaaaagagaaggagaaaaagtgaaaaccaacaaaggagaagaaaaagagaaagaagccaacaAAGAAATCAACAAGAGTAGTGAAACAGCTATGTAA